TTCAGCGCGCTCGGTTTGCCGCCGTTGGGCTTGCGGACCACCCGTACGTTCGGCAGGCCGAGCCCGGCGGCGATGTCGGCGGTGCCGTCGGTCGAACCGTCGTCGACCACCACCACCTCGATGCCGCCGGGATGGTCGCCGGTGGCGAGTGAGCGGACCGCCTCGGCGATGCCCTCCTTCTCGTTGTACGCGGGCACGATCACCGACACCGGTTCGGTGACCGGCGGTCCCCAGGCGAAGCCCTTGCGGCGTCGTTTGCGGGCGTGCCGTCGCGCCAGCACGAACAGCAGCACGGTACGCCCGATGGTGAGCGTCCCGACCAGCACGAAGAGGACGCCGAAGAGGACGAAGGTGCCGTCGGCGGCGCGTACCGCCATGATCAGCATCTGGCCGCGCCAGCGCTCGGTGAACGTCGCCTCGGTCGGTCCGGCCGTGGTCCCGGTGGCGCCGGCCTCGGCCAGCGCCCGGTTCAGTCCGCCACTGATCGTGGTGAAGGTGTATCCCCGCTCCTTCATCAACGGGATGTACCGGTCCAGCGCCTCGACGGTCTGCGAGCGGTCGCCACCGGAGTCGTGCCAGAGCGTGACCGCTCCGGAGTAGCCCTCCGGTACGGTCCGCTCGATCATCCCCTCCACGCCCTGCCGCTCCCAGTCCCGGCTGTCCAGGTCGTTGACCACGCTGAGGTAGCCGAGCTCACCGGCCTGCTGCAGCAGCGGCCAGTCCTGGTCGACGAAGGCGTCCGCCCGCGACGAGTACGGGAAGCGCAGCAGGTTGGACCGCTGGCCGGTGGCTCCGGCGATGACGAGCTGGGTCTGGGTGTACTCCATCCGCCGCTGCCATCCCGGGATCTGGGTGAGGTGCGGGTGGGTGAAGGTGTGCACGCCCAGTTCGTGCCCCTTCTCGGCCAGCTCGCGGACCAGGTCGGGGCTGCGCACCACCTGGTTGCCGAGGACGAAGAAGGTGCCCGGGACCTGGTGCTTCTCCAGCACCTTCAGCACGGCCGGGGTCCAGATCGGGTCGGGGCCGTCGTCGAAGGTCAACGCGATGGTCCGCGCCGGCAGCCGGTACGACTGCGGCCGGTCGGCGGTGGTGTTGACGATCGGGCCGCCTTCGAGGATCTCGTCGGGGACGTCGTCCTGGCCGCTGCCGAAGGTGTTCTCCGCCCGGTAGTCCGGGATGAACGAGCCGTTGGCGTACGCCTGCACGAAGAGGATGCCGCCGAGCAGTACGAAGACCATGGCGTAGACCGCCCAGCTCGGACGGGGGATGAACCGCCGGGCGCGGGCGGCCGGACCGGGTCGGGCGTGCTGCCGGGGCTGTTCGGGCGTCCGGCTGGGGGGTGGGTGCGTCGGTCGGCCGGGCGGGTAGGGGTGGCTCATCAGGGAGCGGTCGCCTCACTCGTGTCGTTCGGGTCCGGCGACGGCGTTGTCGTGGGCGTCGGGCTGGTCGGGGGCGGGGTGCTGGGCGGC
Above is a window of Verrucosispora sp. NA02020 DNA encoding:
- a CDS encoding glycosyltransferase, yielding MSHPYPPGRPTHPPPSRTPEQPRQHARPGPAARARRFIPRPSWAVYAMVFVLLGGILFVQAYANGSFIPDYRAENTFGSGQDDVPDEILEGGPIVNTTADRPQSYRLPARTIALTFDDGPDPIWTPAVLKVLEKHQVPGTFFVLGNQVVRSPDLVRELAEKGHELGVHTFTHPHLTQIPGWQRRMEYTQTQLVIAGATGQRSNLLRFPYSSRADAFVDQDWPLLQQAGELGYLSVVNDLDSRDWERQGVEGMIERTVPEGYSGAVTLWHDSGGDRSQTVEALDRYIPLMKERGYTFTTISGGLNRALAEAGATGTTAGPTEATFTERWRGQMLIMAVRAADGTFVLFGVLFVLVGTLTIGRTVLLFVLARRHARKRRRKGFAWGPPVTEPVSVIVPAYNEKEGIAEAVRSLATGDHPGGIEVVVVDDGSTDGTADIAAGLGLPNVRVVRKPNGGKPSALNTGVALARHDLIVMVDGDTVFEPDAVRRLVQPFGDPQVGAVAGNVKVGNRRSMIAKWQHIEYVIGFNLDRRLYETLRCMPTIPGAIGAFRREALEYAGGMTDETLAEDTDITMALGRAGWKVVYEESARAWTEAPASFGQLWKQRYRWSYGTMQAMWKHRRSVLDKGASGRFSRRCLAFLTLFGVLLPLTAPVIDLLAIYGLIFLNRTETALAWAAMLGLQFLTAIVAFRLDKEKLGVLWVLPLQQFVYRQLMYLVLLQSVVTALTGGRLGWQKLKRTGLAPVGPAAPPSPVPAPVAATARRGRP